A single Opisthocomus hoazin isolate bOpiHoa1 chromosome 1, bOpiHoa1.hap1, whole genome shotgun sequence DNA region contains:
- the F5 gene encoding coagulation factor V yields MTLHCMRLFLLLLLGSWWPDSEKRVVGAVRVREHYIAAQITSWTYKLEPEEKSRLEHSDPVFKKISYREYEVDFKKEKPANIFTGLLGPTLRAEVGDTLVVHLKNMADKPVSIHPQGIVYNKNAEGSLYDDRTPPAEKQDDVVLPGQVYTYVWDITEEVGPREADLPCLTYAYYSHENMAMDFNSGLIGALLICKKGSLNEDGSQKFFDKEYVLMFGVFDENKSWQRSASLKYTINGYTDGALPDLEACAYDNISWHLIGMSSKPEIFSVHINGQSMEQRHRRVSTVNLVGGASTTVNMTVSEEGRWLISSLVQKHLQAGMRGYLTVRDCGDKEVKKSRLSYRERLMVKSWEYFIAAEEVTWDYAPNIPDSLDRHYKAQHLDNFSNLIGKMYKKAVFRQYSDASFTKRLENPRPKETGILGPIIRAQLNDKVKIVFKNKASRPYSIYFHGVTLSKNAEGADYPLDPTSNDTQSRGIEPGKTYTYEWKIAKTDQPTAQDAQCITRLYHSAVDSERDIASGLIGPLLICKSEALTQKGVQKKADGEQQAVFAVFDENKSWYIEDNIKDYCSNPASVKRDDPKFYNSNIMHTINGYVSDSSEILGFCQDSVVQWHFSSVGTHDEIVSVRLSGHSFLYQGKYEDVLNLFPMSGESVTVEMDNVGTWLLASWGTPEMSYGMRLRFRDARCDYEEDYTFDVVDFTYTKTDKKAVDASAEDVQEEDKEDSDYQDYLASFYSIRSSRKATGDEDKQNLTALAWEQYDDTDAVSSEVAAASGLTAINSSESTNTYKFLETRITPLPPVDAETFQSNHASVTAEEDLILASTSEGKAGLVFENRSQSSYEIDHGNMSVGEHLLSNGEGQMNVAEELTADGKDSKFFSEKQQEESTGRGNYNINSKRKRRNSLAIKFYSVQKMNDLLNHVRNKNVSFLDMASAPHSVHHAENTSDIAVVGTAELPNDYDDDLEEEKTKMENTLRAINLTLALDLIVGDGSNASSLSEPKLSKGEQADTYSLDHTLSNISPNSSPALVKNLREASLPRAEKYSSKMTDEEWNLVSAKGSLGLEANLDKSVGGKLNRRGRNGTAFINKNHMKKYQGFSHLMREKRKGRHMHPTPTGKKGNKNDTLSTSGTVIKIRRKKKEYPKMTHLLSPRSKKPQNIPNSMAGFGRVLFLGETNHTTPPCCTNTTGAPREANYTANLSRSRHGESLNYTITPRHLKPSITIGLPQENGDYEYFMEGSYSEETSGGEYEYHYVSFDDPYMMDPKVNINEQRNPENIAEHYLRSKGNERRYYIAAEEVCWNYAGYKKSAMMNDKPCKDGTTYKVIFRSYTDSTFTTLQDEDEYKEHLGILGPVIRAEVDDVILVHFKNLASRPYSLHAHGLLYEKSSEGSIYDDESTPWFKEDDKIQPNNSYIYVWSANRRSGPVQPGAACRSWIYYSDINLEKDIHSGLIGPILICQKGTFSTLDNSKRSTRDFFLLFMVFDEEKSWYFDKRSRRPCTEKTQGVQQCHKFYAINGITYNLQGLRMYEGELVRWHLLNMGGPKDIHVVHFHGQTFIEQGEPKHQLGTYTLLPGSFRTIEMKPQRPGWWLLDTEVGEYQQAGMQASYLVIEKECRIPMGLASGVILDSQINASHHVDYWEPKLARLNYSGTYNAWSTTMETEELPWIQVDFQRQVLITGIQTQGAKQFLKSLYVQKFFIVYSKDKRKWSTFKGDSSPAQKIFEGNSDAYGIKENIIDPPIIARFIRVYPTEAYNRPTLRMELLGCEVDGCSLPLGMENGEIKNTQIKASSVKTSWFNTWDASLARINQKGKMNAWRAKLNNNQQWLQIDLLTIKKITAIATQGVKSISAENFVKTYVILYSDQGSEWKSYTDGSSSVAKVFLGNENSNGQVKHFFNPPILSRFIRIVPRTWYHGIALRVELYGCDFGGALAVKRTDSSGSP; encoded by the exons ATTGGAACATTCAGATCCTGTGTTTAAGAAAATTTCTTACAGAGAATATGAagtggattttaaaaaagaaaagccagcaaaCATATTCACAG GACTTCTGGGACCAACTCTGCGTGCTGAAGTGGGAGATACTTTAGTAGTTCACCTTAAGAATATGGCTGACAAGCCAGTCAGTATTCATCCCCAAGGCATAGTTTACAACAAAAATGCAGAAG GCTCCCTGTATGATGACAGAACACCACCTGCGGAAAAACAAGACGATGTTGTACTCCCAGGCCAGGTCTACACATATGTGTGGGATATAACAGAAGAAGTTGGTCCAAGAGAAGCTGACCTCCCTTGTCTTACTTATGCATATTATTCTCATGAGAACATGGCAATGGATTTTAACTCTGGTCTGATTGGAGCACTGCTTATCTGTAAGAAAG GAAGCCTAAATGAGGATGGGTCACAGAAATTTTTCGACAAGGAGTATGTACTGATGTTTGGTGTGTTTGATGAAAACAAGAGTTGGCAAAGATCAGCATCACTCAAGTACACAATTAATGGCTATACTGATGGAGCATTACCAG aCTTAGAGGCTTGTGCCTATGACAACATTAGCTGGCATTTGATAGGAATGAGTTCCAAGCCAGAAATTTTCTCCGTTCATATCAATGGCCAGTCCATGGAGCAAAGACATCGCCGAGTTTCTACTGTTAACCTAGTGGGAGGAGCATCAACCACAGTAAACATGACAGTGAGTGAGGAAGGAAGGTGGCTGATATCTTCTCTTGTCCAAAAGCACCTGCAAG CTGGAATGCGCGGTTACCTCACTGTAAGAGACTGTGGGGACAAAGAGGTGAAGAAGAGTCGTCTCTCCTATAGAGAACGCCTTATGGTCAAAAGCTGGGAATATTTCATTGCTGCAGAAGAAGTTACTTGGGATTATGCCCCAAATATTCCAGACAGCCTTGATAG aCACTATAAAGCGCAGCACTTGGACAACTTCTCAAATCTCATAGGTAAAATGTATAAAAAGGCTGTTTTTAGGCAATATAGTGATGCCAGCTTCACTAAACGTCTAGAAAATCCTCGTCCCAAGGAAACTGGAATCTTGGGCCCTATTATCAGAGCTCAACTCAATGACAAAGTCAAA ATTGTATTCAAAAATAAGGCCAGTCGACCCTACAGCATATACTTCCATGGAGTGACACTTTCAAAGAATGCAGAAGGAGCTGATTATCCTCTGGATCCCACAA gcaatgACACCCAGAGTAGAGGAATTGAACCAGGGAAGACGTACACTTACGAATGGAAAATTGCTAAAACGGACCAACCCACCGCACAGGATGCACAATGTATTACAAGGCTGTATCACAGTGCTGTAGATAGTGAGAGAGATATAGCCTCTGGACTGATTGGCCCACTTCTGATATGTAAAAGTGAAGCACTGACGCAGAAGGGTGTGCAG AAAAAGGCAGATGGGGAGCAGCAGGCAGTGTTTGCTGTGTTCGATGAAAATAAGAGCTGGTACATAGAGGATAACATCAAGGACTACTGCAGCAACCCTGCCAGTGTTAAAAGGGATGATCCCAAGTTCTATAACTCAAACATAATGCACA cAATAAATGGCTATGTGTCTGACAGCAGTGAAATCCTTGGATTTTGCCAAGATAGCGTGGTTCAGTGGCACTTCTCCAGTGTTGGCACTCATGATGAGATTGTCTCTGTTCGCCTTTCTGGGCACTCTTTTCTGTATCAAGGGAAATACGAAGATGTGTTGAACCTTTTCCCAATGAGTGGAGAATCAGTCACAGTGGAAATGGACAATGTTG GCACTTGGCTTTTAGCATCCTGGGGGACACCAGAAATGAGTTATGGCATGAGGCTGAGATTCAGAGATGCCAGATGTGACTATGAGGAAGATTACACATTTGATGTTGTGGATTTCACGTACACCAAGACGGACAAAAAGGCTGTTGATGCTTCAGCTGAGGATGTGCAAGAAGAAGATAAGGAGGATTCGGATTATCAGGATTACCTGGCTTCCTTTTACTCCATCCGAAGCTCAAGGAAGGCAACAGGTGATGAAGACAAACAAAACCTTACGGCACTGGCCTGGGAACAGTATGACGACACTGATGCTGTGAGTTCTGAGGTAGCAGCTGCCTCAGGTCTGACAGCTATAAATAGTAGTGAATCCACAAACACCTATAAGTTCTTAGAAACTCGTATCACTCCTCTTCCCCCAGTCGACGCTGAAACATTCCAGTCAAATCATGCATCAGTCACAGCAGAAGAGGACTTAATTTTAGCTAGCACTAGTGAAGGGAAGGCTGGCTTGGTATTTGAGAATAGGAGCCAAAGCAGTTATGAAATAGATCATGGTAACATGTCTGTAGGTGAACACTTGCTGAGCAATGGGGAAGGCCAAATGAATGTTGCAGAAGAGCTTACAGCTGATGGAAAGGAcagtaaatttttttcagaaaagcagcaagaagaaagCACAGGAAGAGGAAATTATAACATCAACAGTAAAAGGAAAAGGCGAAACTCACTGGCCATTAAGTTTTACTCTGTCCAAAAGATGAATGACCTTCTAAATCATGTACGAAATAAAAATGTCTCATTTTTGGACATGGCAAGTGCACCTCACTCTGTGCATCATGCAGAGAATACATCTGATATAGCCGTGGTGGGAACTGCTGAGCTTCCAAATGATTATGATGATGACCTGGAAGAGGAGAAAACCAAGATGGAAAATACCCTGCGTGCAATTAACTTGACGCTTGCTTTGGACCTCATTGTAGGAGATGGGTCTAATGCATCCAGCCTCTCTGAACCCAAGCTATCCAAAGGTGAACAGGCAGACACTTATTCTTTAGATCATACATTAAGCAATATAAGCCCTAATTCCAGCCCTGCACTTGTGAAGAACTTACGAGAAGCATCATTGCCCAGGGCTGAGAAATATTCATCTAAAATGACAGATGAGGAATGGAATTTGGTGTCTGCAAAGGGGAGTCTGGGATTAGAGGCAAATTTAGATAAATCTGTTGGTGGTAAATTAAATCGACGTGGCAGAAATGGTACAGCATTCATAAATAAGAATCATATGAAGAAGTATCAAGGGTTCTCACATCTAATGAGAGAAAAACGGAAAGGGAGACACATGCACCCAACTCCGACAGGAAAGAAGGGGAACAAGAATGATACTTTGAGTACATCTGGAACTGTCATCAAGATccgaaggaagaaaaaggaatatCCAAAAATGACCCACTTGCTGAGTCCAAGGAGTAAAAAGCCCCAAAATATCCCCAATTCTATGGCAGGGTTTGGCCGTGTGTTGTTTCTGGGTGAGACCAACCACACGACACCACCGTGTTGCACTAACACTACAGGGGCACCCAGAGAGGCCAACTATACAGCGAATCTGAGTAGATCCAGGCATGGAGAGTCGCTAAATTACACGATAACCCCACGGCACCTTAAGCCATCGATCACAATTGGACTTCCCCAAGAAAATGGAGACTATGAATACTTTATGGAAGGATCTTACAGCGAGGAAACATCAGGTGGCGAATACGAGTACCATTATGTGAGCTTTGATGACCCATACATGATGGACCCAAAAGTGAATATCAATGAACAGCGCAACCCAGAAAACATTGCTGAACATTACCTGCGTAGCAAAGGGAATGAGAGGAGATACTATATTGCAGCTGAAGAGGTCTGCTGGAACTATGCAGGATATAAAAAAAG TGCAATGATGAATGACAAACCCTGTAAAGACGGCACCACGTATAAGGTGATTTTCCGAAGCTATACAGACAGTACCTTTACAACTCTTCAAGATGAAGACGAATATAAAGAACACCTTGGCATCCTGGGCCCAGTTATCCGGGCTGAAGTGGACGATGTTATCCTG gttcatTTTAAGAATCTGGCATCCAGACCATATTCTCTCCATGCTCATGGACTCCTGTATGAAAAATCCTCTGAGGGAAGCATTTATGATGATGAATCTACTCCTTGGTTTAAGGAAGATGACAAAATTCAGCCAAATAACAGTTACATATACGTATGGTCTGCAAACAGACGATCAGGACCTGTGCAGCCAGGAGCAGCTTGTCGGTCCTGGATCTACTACTCCGATATAAATCTG GAGAAAGACATTCACTCTGGTTTGATTGGGCCAATACTGATTTGTCAAAAAGGAACCTTCAGTACATTGGACAACAGCAAAAGATCGACCCGagactttttcttgctttttatggTCTTTGATGAAGAGAAAAGCTGGTACTTTGACAAACGTTCTAGAAGGCCTTGTACTGAGAAAACCCAAGGAGTGCAGCAGTGCCACAAATTCTATG ccattAATGGGATTACCTACAATTTGCAAGGCTTGCGGATGTATGAAGGTGAACTGGTCCGATGGCACTTGCTGAATATGGGTGGGCCAAAAGACATTCACGTTGTTCATTTTCATGGACAGACCTTCATAGAACAAGGAGAGCCAAAGCATCAGCTTGGTACATACACACTGCTTCCAG GCTCATTTAGAACAATTGAAATGAAACCACAGAGACCTGGCTGGTGGCTTTTAGACACTGAAGTGGGGGAATATCAGCAAGCAGGAATGCAGGCATCCTATTTGGTTATAGAAAAAG AGTGTAGGATTCCAATGGGTCTAGCAAGTGGAGTTATACTCGATTCACAAATCAACGCTTCACATCATGTAG ACTATTGGGAACCTAAGTTAGCCCGATTAAACTATTCTGGAACATACAATGCTTGGAGCACTACAATGGAAACAGAAGAACTCCCTTGGATCCAG GTGGACTTTCAAAGACAAGTTCTGATAACCGGGATACAGACACAGGGAGCCAAGCAGTTTTTAAAGTCCTTGTATGTCCAGAAGTTCTTTATTGTTTACAGCAAAGACAAACGGAAATGGAGCACCTTCAAGGGAGACAGCTCTCCAGCACAAAAG atttttgaaGGTAATTCCGATGCATATGGGATAAAAGAGAACATCATTGATCCCCCTATTATTGCTAGGTTCATCAGAGTCTACCCAACCGAGGCCTACAACAGGCCTACCCTTCGCATGGAGCTTCTGGGCTGTGAAGTAGATG GTTGCTCTTTGCCACTTGGAATGGAAAATGGAGAGATCAAGAATACCCAGATAAAAGCCTCATCTGTGAAGACATCCTGGTTTAACACGTGGGACGCTTCACTTGCTCGTATCAATCAGAAAGGAAAGATGAATGCCTGGCGGGCCAAG TTGAACAACAACCAACAGTGGCTGCAAATTGATCTCCTCACAATTAAGAAGATAACTGCTATTGCTACCCAGGGGGTCAAGTCCATATCTGCTGAAAACTTCGTGAAAACCTATGTTATCCTATACAGCGACCAAGGCTCAGAGTGGAAATCCTATACAGATGGTTCAAGTTCAGTGGCAAAG GTTTTCTTGGGGAATGAAAACAGCAACGGGCAGGTCAAGCATTTCTTTAATCCACCCATCCTGTCCAGGTTTATCCGCATTGTTCCGAGAACATGGTATCATGGTATTGCCCTTCGGGTAGAACTCTATGGCTGTGATTTTGGTGGGGCCCTGGCTGTGAAAAGGACTGACAGCTCTGGGAGCCCTTAA